The region TAATCTGCACAATAACATGTAGTTTGCTATCTGAAATTCATTGTATTATTGGAGTCATCGCTATTATTTAGATAAGCAAATCTGAGCATTGTTATGCCCAGAATTGCAACTTTTATCGCTATCCGCATTGATCGGAgtaatatttattatcaatatatgATCATCAAATTTGATCAAATGTCTCAAGTTCACATGTTGAGTGAATACCAAGTTAGAAAACTGcaaaaattaggttaaaattagtatttttcttgTGAATTTTGTAAATTCATTATTACTTTCTTGAtattttggtttcatttaatTTCCTTATAGGAGAGATTTAGCTAATCTAACATCTAAAAATCAAGAGAAAACAATTGGTAATTTTTTTCTAAGAAAACATAATAAAATGAGAGGCCAAACTAGTAAAATGATTCCTATGTAGCTTTTTTAGATTTCAATAGTTTAAATTCATTTCATATACACTTGAGTTTCTGCATTCTAAATGCTAAcccattaattatattttaatcatttgtaAGTTCTAATCGAAATATAATTTGGTAGGGTGACAGAAGAATTCAAGAACAAGTAATGATCATTACACTAACCTTACAATCTGCCTAgctcttaaaaaataaaactacaaCATCAATGGGCTATGCCCCCTCTTcaaatgatatatataaaataagagAATTACAACATCAACACTACTCTACCTAACAAAATCTATAAagatttttctatattttggtAATCATACTTAAAAAAATAGGATAATATCTTCCACTAATCTTACTCTAACCCAAGGCATGAAAAGTTGGGTTGACAAGTTATATGGTTAGAATGATTGGTGAAGCAACTTTGTAGTAGTCCATGTATGCAAAACATTGCCAAAAACATCATAAAATGCAATCTGAACTTCAGTGTGAGTCAAGTGAACCGACATGAAACCTTGGCCATCATAGAAGAACTTAAGACCTCCTCTGTTTACTTCTTTAAGGTCCCCTCTCCATGCTTTAGACCCTGCTCCACTTGTTAAGAACTGTATAGGGCTGCCACAAGTTTACGGTTTAGTATTGTTGACGACAAAAAATGTTCTATATGTTTCGTAAAAATCATTTCAATTGGCTTTACCTATTTGTGTCACTGATGTGTTCAAGGCAATGATCATGTCCATTCATGTAAAAGTCTACCTTGTTGGCCTGAAATTATGATAGCCTCATAGTCAGTTTAGCTCTTAGCAcgagaagaagaaataaaatgggaaaatggCAATAAGATTTTTAAAGTTACGTAGTTTCAGAAACGTTTTTGAAAATGGATGCCGAAACATAGGACTTGAGAAGTTCTCGTGCAACATAGTTAAGGGTGTGTAAAAGTAAAAACCGAATCAacaaatttggtttggttaagtTGACGTAAAAATATGCAACTCACCGTCAGGACGGGAAGAAGCTTATTGACTAGCTCTTGAGTGTCGCCATGATGTCCAATGCTTCTGATTGCATGATGACCAACCACTATTTTCCACTTTGCATTTGATTTGCTTAATGCCAATTCTAGATCCTGTTCagagaattaaaattaaaattacgtcTTCTTTTTGTTGAATCACATACATTAATTCATGAAACAATGAAATAAACCTCGATAAGGTTAGCAATGTAAGATTTGCGAGAAGAAATTCCGCGCCAGTCATACTTATGACCCTCTGCGTTACTGAAGTAGGCATCTACGAAAGGTGTAGTATCCACAAAGAACATTTCCGCCAACTCTGTTGCacccaaaataataaaaattgactTCAACAATGAGCAAAACTTTAGATCACGGTTTCTAGTGGCGAAACTAAGGTGGGGCAAGATGCGGCAGTCTTCCCACCCCGGTtttgatctaaaaataataatgcaTAGAATGAGACAGAAACGACGAACCAGCATCGACAATGAAAGACCTTAAACAAAGCCATCTGCTATCAAGTTTCCTCAAGTGAGAGCTCAATTGCGCTTCAGCATTGCCTCTGTAGTCATGGTTCCCTAAAACTGCAACAACAACACTCATATTATTAGCACTATTAACTCGAAAATGACCAGCAAAAATGttgaaaaggagaaaagttaccGCTGTACCACAGCTTTTGCAAGCTGTGTGCAGTGTAGATATTACTGAAAGACTCCTGAAATGCTTCATCATCTTCACTAGTTAGTCCATTATCATAGAAATTATCCCCCGTCGATACCACAAAATCTATCTCTAACTTCGACCCGATCCTTCCCATCTGAAAAGCAACTTGAGATTGGTTATAACCGCCTCTTCTACCCCAATCTCCGATCACCAAAAAGCTGACAGACCCATCATTTTTGGGCTGCTGTTCAAATTTTTGAAGAGCTCCGTAAGCAGAGACCAAAAACAACCCGAAACACGAACCGAAAACTACCCATAATAATCTTTGTGTCACCATGCTTGCTATACTGTAAATGTGTATGTAAAAACCCTAGTGTGTATATAAAGGCAAGGTGGTTCCGGTTACTATGAGTTTATAATAATTTGTTTGCATGGACAATAAGCCAATGAGATTTGGTTTGGATTGAGAGCTCTTACAGAACATAAAAACAGTAGAAGAACATGTGACGAGGAATATCCGCATATGCCGCTGGATCCAATGTCATGCACTATAGAATATTCGCTTCATTTTGGCGTCTGTAAGATGTTATAAATCCTGTTGTAAATTTTgaatcattttataaatttgaccATAAGAATTATGTCA is a window of Mercurialis annua linkage group LG2, ddMerAnnu1.2, whole genome shotgun sequence DNA encoding:
- the LOC126666868 gene encoding purple acid phosphatase 17, which gives rise to MVTQRLLWVVFGSCFGLFLVSAYGALQKFEQQPKNDGSVSFLVIGDWGRRGGYNQSQVAFQMGRIGSKLEIDFVVSTGDNFYDNGLTSEDDEAFQESFSNIYTAHSLQKLWYSVLGNHDYRGNAEAQLSSHLRKLDSRWLCLRSFIVDAELAEMFFVDTTPFVDAYFSNAEGHKYDWRGISSRKSYIANLIEDLELALSKSNAKWKIVVGHHAIRSIGHHGDTQELVNKLLPVLTANKVDFYMNGHDHCLEHISDTNSPIQFLTSGAGSKAWRGDLKEVNRGGLKFFYDGQGFMSVHLTHTEVQIAFYDVFGNVLHTWTTTKLLHQSF